The following proteins come from a genomic window of Salinicoccus sp. RF5:
- the rpmG gene encoding 50S ribosomal protein L33 encodes MKVALLCTECGSRNYTTESEHKERLVLKKYCRTCNRHTTHKSSI; translated from the coding sequence ATGAAAGTGGCATTGTTATGCACTGAATGCGGGTCGCGCAACTACACGACTGAAAGCGAGCATAAAGAGCGGCTTGTGCTCAAGAAATACTGCAGGACATGCAACCGGCATACGACTCATAAGAGTTCCATCTGA
- the secE gene encoding preprotein translocase subunit SecE, producing the protein MANDKNFLQNVVSEMKKVSWPTGQETVRYTAVVMFTVIFFLAFFYALDLGISAIIDLM; encoded by the coding sequence ATGGCAAATGATAAGAACTTCTTGCAGAATGTTGTCAGCGAAATGAAGAAAGTAAGCTGGCCGACTGGTCAGGAGACGGTACGCTATACTGCGGTCGTCATGTTCACAGTGATATTCTTTCTGGCGTTTTTCTATGCGCTGGACCTGGGTATCTCCGCAATCATAGACTTAATGTAA
- the nusG gene encoding transcription termination/antitermination protein NusG: MSGEKNWYAVHTYSGYENKVKANLEARLESMNMQDQIFRVIIPEEEETTVKDGKRKTAMKKTFPGYVLVELVMTDESWYIVRNTPGVTGFVGSQGAGSKPNPLLPEEVKFILKSMGMAERTVDFEVEVGESVNIVDGPFKNQTGEIRSIDEEHYKLTVLVEMFGRDTPVEVEFDQIEKL; this comes from the coding sequence ATGTCTGGAGAAAAGAACTGGTATGCTGTGCACACCTATTCCGGATATGAAAATAAAGTAAAAGCAAATCTCGAGGCGCGCCTCGAATCGATGAATATGCAGGATCAGATCTTCCGTGTCATCATTCCAGAAGAGGAAGAGACGACCGTCAAGGACGGCAAGCGCAAGACTGCCATGAAGAAGACGTTCCCGGGCTACGTGCTGGTGGAACTGGTCATGACTGACGAATCATGGTACATCGTGCGGAACACTCCTGGCGTCACCGGGTTCGTCGGCTCGCAGGGGGCAGGCAGCAAGCCGAACCCGCTGCTTCCGGAGGAAGTCAAATTCATCCTGAAATCCATGGGGATGGCAGAGCGTACAGTCGATTTCGAAGTTGAAGTTGGAGAATCCGTCAATATCGTTGATGGACCGTTCAAGAACCAGACTGGGGAAATCCGTTCAATCGATGAGGAGCACTACAAGCTTACGGTACTTGTCGAGATGTTCGGCCGGGATACGCCTGTGGAAGTCGAATTCGACCAAATCGAGAAATTGTAA